The window CGCCCCACTCGGGTCCAGGAGGAAGATCGCGTAGTCGCCCACCGCGTCGACCATCAGCCGGAAGTCCGCGTCGCCTGGCTCGGTCAGTGCCGGTGGCGGCGCGGCAGGCGGGAGTGGAACTTCGTGGGCATCTGCCATGCTGTGGGTCGATAGAGCCGATGGCCGTACCCGCCAGGCGGCTGGCACGATGTCGTGGGAACCGGCGCCTCCTCTGCGGGAGATGCGCCGGGACGGAATTGCGCGAAGTCTAGCGGCGACTTGCGACGGCTGCAGTCGGACAGATTCCCGGATTCTTCGCTGCCTGCGCGCCTGGCCCGGGCGATGAGCTTCCGCGGCGTGTCCCCGCCGCGGCCTCGGATAGCATTCGCGCAAGCGCCCCGTCGCCTCCGTGGACTTTCGTCCGGGACGGCGGGCCGCAACGAGGACCTGCGCTTGGGCACCGAAGACGCTTTCGCCGAACTGGGTTTGGCATCCGGCGCGAGTGAGCGCGAAGTCAAGGCGGCGTGGCGCCGGCTGGCCTCCCGATGGCACCCGGACCGCAACGCCAGCGCCGACGCCGTGGCCAGGATGCAGCGCATCAACCAGGCCTTCGAGGAGATCCGCCGCGCTGGTTTCGAGGCCGCTCCCGAAGCGCCGGGCGCCCCTGCCGACGCACCCGCTTCGGCAGGCGGCTCCAGCCCGGCCTTCGACGAGCACGAGGGCGATTCGGCTGCGTTCACCGAGGACGCCAGCGCGCCTCGGCAACGGCGGCCCATCCACCGCAAGGTGAAGTTGACGCTCGAAGAAGCCGCTGCCGGCTGCATCAAGGTGCTGCGGGGCAAGGTCACCGAGACCTGCCGGACTTGCGCGGGCGCGGGCCACCAGGTGCTCGGCGGGCACTGCGTGCGATGCGGCGGCTCGGGCGCCGTGCCCAAGCGTTCCTTCTTCGGCTGGCCGACGGGCCTGGTCGAATGCGAGGCCTGCCTCGGCGGCGGGATCGCAAGGCAGCCATGCGCGGCTTGCAGCAGCACCGGGAAGTCGGCCCCGCGCAGCTACCAGCTCAAGGTGCGCATCCCGCCTGGCGTGCGCCACGGCGATCTGCTCCACGTCGACGGCCGGCGGCTGCGCCCCGAGCGGCTTCCGGCCGATCTCGAGATCCGCGTCGAGCTGCTGGACCACCCCTTCTTCAAGCTCGACGACGAGGGAACCCTGCACTGCGAAGTCCCGGTCGATGGCTTCGCCTGGATCGCCGGCAGGAAGCTCCAGGTGCCGACCCTCGCCGGCCTGCAGCCCCTGCAGCCAAGCCGCGGCCAGCTGTCCTACTGCCTGGAGGGCCGGGGATTTCCGCTGGAGCGCGGCGGCGCGTGCGGCGACCAGTGGATCACGCTGGTGCCGGTGTTCCCCGAGCAGCTCAGCATCGACCAGCAGATCCTGCTCGACCAGCTTTGCGCCACCACCGCCAGTGCCGCCGAGGCCGCGGATGACCGGCTGCAGGCGTGGCAACGAGGCCTGCGCGCGTGGGAGCGCGGGCTGGGCTGACCTGCACGATCGCTTCGCTCAGCCCTTGCGCACGAGAGGACAGGTCGATTTTTCAAGCGGCTGGAAGGCCTCCGCCGCCGGGATGACCGCCAGCCGCTTGTAGTAGTCCCACGGGTACTTCGATTCGGCGGGGGTCTTCACCTGCATCAGATACATGTCGTGCACCATCCGGCCATCCTCGCGGATGCGGCCGTTCTTGGCGAAGAAGTCGTTGATGGGCGTAGCCTTCATCTTCGCCATGACCGTGCCGGTCGCGTCGGTGCCGGCGTCCCGCACGGCCCGCAGGTAGTGCATCGTCGACGAATAGTTGGCCGCATGGATCGCGGTGGGCATCTTCTTCATGCGCTCGAAGAAGCGGCGCGACCACTGGCGGGTCTCGTCGTTGCTGTCCCAGTAGAAGGCCTCGGTCAGCATCACGCCCTGCGCGGCCTTCAGCCCGACGCCGTGGATGTCGGTGATGAACACCGCGAGGCCGGCCAGGTTCTGCCTGGCCGGGTCGATGCCGAATTCCTGCGCCGACTTGATTGCGTTGATGGTGTCGCTGCCGCCGTTGGCCAGGCCGATGATCTTCGCGCCCGAGCCCTTGGCCGCCACCATGAAAGACGAGAAGTCGCTCGCGTTGAACGGGTGGCGCGAGGTCCCCACGACCTTGCCGCCGGCCGCCGTCACGACCTCCGTCACGTCGCGCTCGATCTGCTGGCCGAAAGCGTAGTCGGCGGTCAGGAAGTACCAGCTGTCACCGCCCTTCTTCACGATCGCGCGAGCGGTGCCATTGGCCATCGCATAGGTGTCCCATGCGTAGTGAATACTGTTGGGCGTGCAGCTCTCGTTGGTGAGGCGCAGCGCACCGGCGCCGTTGACGATGGCGATGCGGTTCTTCTGCTTCGCCATGTCGACCGCCGCAAGGGCGACGGCCGAGTTGGTGAGGTCGGTGATCATGTCCACCTTCTGCACGTCGAACCACTCGCGCGCCTTGTTGGCGGCGATGTCGGCCTTGTTCTGGTGGTCGACCTCCAGCACCTCGATGGGCTTGCCGAGCACCTGGCTGCCGAAGTCTTCGACGGCCATCTTCACCGCCATGGCCGAGCCGCGGCCCGAGAGCTCCGACAGCACGCCGCCCATGTCGGTGATGACGCCGATGCGCACCACGCCGTCGGAAATGGCGTCGCCCTGCGCCTGCGCGATCGAGGCGATGGCCAGGGCGGCCGCGCCGCATGCTCCTGCAAGTCTGTTCACGATGATGTCTCCTTCGTTGTGGTGCGGCGCGCGGCCGCTCGAATGGCCTTGGCAGGCCCTCAGATCACGTTGCGGGTCAGGCCCCCGTCCACGCAGATGTTCTGGCCCGTGATGTAGCTGGCATGCACCGAGGCGAGGAAGGCGCACAACCCGCCGAAGTCCTCGGCGGTGCCCAGCCGCTGCATCGGAATGCTGCGGGCCATGTCCTCGCGCACCGCGGCTTCGTCCTGGCCGGTGCGCTTGCGGCGATCGGCGATCACGCGCTGCAGCGCGCCCGTGTCCATCAGCCCCGGCAACAAGCCGTTGACCGTGATGCCGTGCGGCGCTACTTCTCTCGCCAGCGAGCCCATCGCGCCGGTGAGCCCCACCCGCAGGCTGTTGGAAAGAGCCATGTTCGGATAGAGCTCCTTCACCACGAAGGAGGTGATGTTGAGGATGCGCCCGAAGTGCGCCGCTCGCATCGCGGGCAGGAACGCGCGCACCACTTCCAGTGGGCCGATCACGTTGGTCTCGTGGCTGGTCCGCCAGGCGGCGAGCTGCGTTTCCTCGAAAGGCGCGGCCGGCGGGCCACCGGCATTGGTGACCACGATCGACGGCATGCCGATGCGCGAGACGGCTTCGATCAGCCGTGCCCGCTGGTGTTCGTCGCCGATGTCGCCGGGCACGAACTGCGCCTGTGCCGGCAGGCCGCGCGCGGTCGCTTCGCCGTGGGCGGCATCGCGCCCGTTGAGCAGCACGTGCACGCCCGCCTCGGCGAGCGCACGCGCGCAGGCCAGGCCCAGCCCGCGGGTGCCGCCGAGCACCAGCGCCGTCCTGCCCGCAATGCCGAGGTCCATGGCGAGTCTTTCTAGAAGGGGCAGGACGGGTCGAACTTCGGGTTGCGCTTCTCGCGCAGCGAGGCGATGCCTTCCTGCACGTCCGGCCCCGAGAAGCCCATGAACTCGAGCGCCAGCGAGCTGTCGAAGGTGGGCCCGGCCAGGCGCAGCCAGTTGTTGAGCGCGTACTTGGTCCAGCGGATGGCGGTCTGCGAGCCGGCGGCCAGCTTCTCGGCCACCTCGAAGGCTTTCGCCACCAGCTGGTCCTCGGGCACCGCCAGCGACACCAGGCCGATGCGCTCCGCCTCTTCGCCGGACACCGCCTCGCACAACATCAGGTAGTACTTCGCTTTCGCCATGCCGCACAGCAGCGGCCAGACGATGGCGGCGTGGTCGCCGGCCGCCACGCCCAGGCGCGTGTGGCCGTCGATGATGCGCGCCGTGGTGCTGGCGATCGACACGTCGGCCAGCAGGCCCGCGACCAGCCCGGCGCCGACGGCCGGGCCATGCATCGCCGAGACCACCGGCTTGGAGCAGTTGATCACGTTGTAGACCAGGTCGCGCGCCTCGCGCCAGACGCGGGCGCGCACGTTGAAGTCGTTCGCCATGTCCTCCACCAGGCCCAGGTCGCCGCCGGCGGAGAAGCCCTTGCCCTCGCCGCGGATCAGCGCCACGCGGGTGGCCGGGTCCTTGTCGATGTCGCTCCAGATGGAGGCCAGCTCGCGGTGCAGGTTGTGGTCGGCGGTGGAGAGCTTCTTGTTGGCGCTCTGCGAGGCGCCCATCACTACCTCGAGGATGCCGTTGGAATGGGGCTTGAGCGTGAGCGCGCTGTAGTGCGCGTAGGGAGTTTCGTTGGCCATGTTCAAAGTCCTTGTTCGACCGGAAAGAAGCTCAGATCTTCTTCCTTCCGGCCCAGTAGGGTTCCTTCAGCAGGTTCTTCTGGATCTTGCCGATCGGCGTCTTGGGAAAGCCTTCGACGAAGCGCACCAGCCGTGGCCGCTTGTGGCGCGCGAGCTTCTGCTCGCACTGCGCCACCACGCGCGCTTCGTCCAGCGTGCAGCCGGGCTTGAGCTGCAGGTAGGCCGCCGGCACCTCGCCCCACTTGGCATCGGGAATGCCGAAGACCGCGCACTCCGCCACCTCGCTCAGCTCGTAGAGCACCTGCTCGATCTCTTTCGGATAGACGTTCTCGCCGCCGGAGATCAGCATGTCCTTGGCACGGTCGATCAGCGTGACGAAGCCTTCGGCGTCCATCACGCCGATG is drawn from Variovorax sp. PBS-H4 and contains these coding sequences:
- a CDS encoding DnaJ C-terminal domain-containing protein, which translates into the protein MGTEDAFAELGLASGASEREVKAAWRRLASRWHPDRNASADAVARMQRINQAFEEIRRAGFEAAPEAPGAPADAPASAGGSSPAFDEHEGDSAAFTEDASAPRQRRPIHRKVKLTLEEAAAGCIKVLRGKVTETCRTCAGAGHQVLGGHCVRCGGSGAVPKRSFFGWPTGLVECEACLGGGIARQPCAACSSTGKSAPRSYQLKVRIPPGVRHGDLLHVDGRRLRPERLPADLEIRVELLDHPFFKLDDEGTLHCEVPVDGFAWIAGRKLQVPTLAGLQPLQPSRGQLSYCLEGRGFPLERGGACGDQWITLVPVFPEQLSIDQQILLDQLCATTASAAEAADDRLQAWQRGLRAWERGLG
- a CDS encoding ABC transporter substrate-binding protein; amino-acid sequence: MNRLAGACGAAALAIASIAQAQGDAISDGVVRIGVITDMGGVLSELSGRGSAMAVKMAVEDFGSQVLGKPIEVLEVDHQNKADIAANKAREWFDVQKVDMITDLTNSAVALAAVDMAKQKNRIAIVNGAGALRLTNESCTPNSIHYAWDTYAMANGTARAIVKKGGDSWYFLTADYAFGQQIERDVTEVVTAAGGKVVGTSRHPFNASDFSSFMVAAKGSGAKIIGLANGGSDTINAIKSAQEFGIDPARQNLAGLAVFITDIHGVGLKAAQGVMLTEAFYWDSNDETRQWSRRFFERMKKMPTAIHAANYSSTMHYLRAVRDAGTDATGTVMAKMKATPINDFFAKNGRIREDGRMVHDMYLMQVKTPAESKYPWDYYKRLAVIPAAEAFQPLEKSTCPLVRKG
- a CDS encoding SDR family oxidoreductase, whose protein sequence is MDLGIAGRTALVLGGTRGLGLACARALAEAGVHVLLNGRDAAHGEATARGLPAQAQFVPGDIGDEHQRARLIEAVSRIGMPSIVVTNAGGPPAAPFEETQLAAWRTSHETNVIGPLEVVRAFLPAMRAAHFGRILNITSFVVKELYPNMALSNSLRVGLTGAMGSLAREVAPHGITVNGLLPGLMDTGALQRVIADRRKRTGQDEAAVREDMARSIPMQRLGTAEDFGGLCAFLASVHASYITGQNICVDGGLTRNVI
- a CDS encoding enoyl-CoA hydratase/isomerase family protein, whose product is MANETPYAHYSALTLKPHSNGILEVVMGASQSANKKLSTADHNLHRELASIWSDIDKDPATRVALIRGEGKGFSAGGDLGLVEDMANDFNVRARVWREARDLVYNVINCSKPVVSAMHGPAVGAGLVAGLLADVSIASTTARIIDGHTRLGVAAGDHAAIVWPLLCGMAKAKYYLMLCEAVSGEEAERIGLVSLAVPEDQLVAKAFEVAEKLAAGSQTAIRWTKYALNNWLRLAGPTFDSSLALEFMGFSGPDVQEGIASLREKRNPKFDPSCPF